The Thiorhodovibrio litoralis genome includes a window with the following:
- the cls gene encoding cardiolipin synthase, translating to MIAVILTTTHILLSERDVASTVGWTGLVWLAPLVGLLFYWLFGVNRIQRKAHRLRPQGSAQSESARIAAEDRAQHLLEQRYPEWVPLGHLGDALTHSVLEPGNQVRALVDGDQAYPEMLCAIDQAHHSVALSTYIFDIDAVGRQFVAALDRAHRRGVQVRVLIDAVGQRYSRPRAPRLLARLGVPVAAFLDSLLPIRNPYLNLRNHRKILVVDGRIGFTGGLNIRGGCLLANRPQSPVRDLHFLLEGPAVRGLMSAFEVDWHFTTGERLSGDDWFPPLVPVGDSLARCLPDGPDEDFDVIRRMMLGALAQARERVRIITPYFLPDQLLLMVLNVTALRGIEVQILLPERNNLRFVQWAAQAQAEQILAGGCRIFLSPPPFDHTKLMLVDDLWCFFGSSNWDPRSLRLNFELNVEVYDRTLTRQLQHLFDAKLREATEITAAQMRARSVPIKLRDGAARLLSPYL from the coding sequence ATGATCGCCGTAATTTTGACCACGACGCACATTCTGCTCAGCGAGCGCGATGTGGCATCCACCGTCGGCTGGACCGGGCTGGTATGGCTCGCGCCTCTGGTTGGCTTGCTATTCTATTGGTTATTCGGCGTCAATCGTATCCAGCGCAAGGCTCACCGGCTGCGCCCCCAAGGCTCGGCGCAGAGCGAGTCGGCGCGCATTGCGGCCGAGGATCGCGCCCAGCATCTGCTCGAGCAGCGCTATCCTGAGTGGGTGCCGCTCGGTCATCTCGGAGATGCGCTGACGCACTCGGTGCTCGAGCCCGGCAACCAGGTGCGCGCGCTGGTCGATGGTGATCAGGCCTACCCGGAGATGCTCTGCGCCATCGATCAGGCGCATCATAGCGTAGCGCTATCGACCTATATCTTCGATATCGACGCCGTCGGGCGCCAATTCGTCGCCGCGCTCGATCGCGCCCACCGCCGCGGCGTGCAGGTGCGGGTGCTCATCGATGCCGTCGGCCAGCGCTACAGCCGCCCACGCGCGCCGAGATTGCTCGCGCGCCTGGGGGTGCCGGTAGCGGCCTTTCTCGACTCCCTGCTGCCGATTCGCAACCCCTATCTTAATCTGCGCAACCACCGCAAGATTCTGGTCGTTGATGGGCGCATCGGCTTTACCGGCGGCCTGAACATCCGTGGCGGCTGCCTGCTGGCCAACCGGCCGCAAAGCCCGGTGCGAGACCTGCACTTTCTGCTTGAGGGACCGGCCGTGCGCGGCCTGATGAGCGCCTTCGAGGTCGACTGGCATTTCACCACCGGCGAGCGCTTGAGCGGGGATGATTGGTTTCCGCCGCTGGTGCCGGTCGGCGACAGCCTGGCGCGCTGCCTGCCGGACGGGCCGGATGAGGACTTCGATGTCATTCGTCGCATGATGCTAGGCGCACTGGCCCAGGCGCGCGAGCGGGTGCGCATTATCACGCCCTACTTCCTGCCCGACCAACTCCTGCTGATGGTGCTCAATGTCACCGCGCTGCGCGGGATTGAAGTGCAGATCCTGCTACCCGAGCGCAACAACCTGCGTTTTGTGCAGTGGGCCGCCCAGGCGCAGGCGGAGCAGATACTCGCCGGCGGCTGTCGGATATTTCTCTCGCCTCCGCCGTTCGATCACACCAAGCTGATGCTGGTGGACGATCTCTGGTGCTTCTTCGGCTCCTCAAACTGGGACCCGCGCAGTCTGCGGCTGAATTTCGAGCTGAATGTCGAGGTTTACGACCGCACCCTCACACGCCAACTTCAGCACCTGTTCGACGCCAAGCTCAGGGAAGCGACAGAAATCACCGCCGCCCAGATGCGCGCCCGCTCGGTGCCGATTAAACTGCGCGACGGAGCGGCGCGGTTGTTGAGTCCTTATCTATGA
- a CDS encoding DUF3775 domain-containing protein, with protein MHLHIRLETLCCIIALAREFQAKEEVVIPDSPAAPTEDWALQILADHSEDYSLNQMRQTIADMGERQRAELVALMWVGRGDYSIDEWEECVDEALGDFSIRACEYILAHPMISDHLEEGLIAHGLSCED; from the coding sequence ATGCACCTGCATATCCGGCTTGAAACACTATGCTGCATCATCGCGCTGGCGCGGGAGTTCCAGGCCAAGGAAGAAGTCGTCATTCCGGATTCACCAGCCGCCCCCACCGAGGACTGGGCACTGCAAATTCTCGCCGACCACAGCGAGGACTACAGCTTAAACCAGATGCGTCAGACCATCGCCGACATGGGCGAGCGCCAACGCGCCGAACTGGTGGCATTAATGTGGGTCGGACGGGGCGACTACAGCATTGACGAATGGGAAGAATGCGTCGATGAAGCCCTGGGCGATTTCAGTATTCGCGCCTGCGAGTACATCCTGGCCCACCCGATGATCTCCGATCACCTAGAAGAAGGCCTGATCGCGCACGGGCTGTCCTGCGAGGATTAG
- a CDS encoding dihydroorotase — protein sequence MKTLLISNARVVNEGRQYDADLLIRNGRIDTIGADLQSRPADQAIDARGHLLLPGMIDDQVHFREPGLTHKAEIATESRAAVAGGITSFLEMPNTQPPTLSLEALEAKYQRAAQVSPANFGFYLGASNDNLDAIRRLPVGAACGVKVFMGASTGNMLVDDPKVLASIFAEAPVLIATHCEDTPLIRANEQAYREQYGEAVPMEMHPLIRSEEACWRSSSLAVELARQHNTRMHVLHLTTARELGLFEPGSHRDKRITVEACVHHLYFDAHDYAEKGSLIKCNPAIKQPEDRAALLAAVTEGRIDVIATDHAPHLLSEKDAPYFAAPAGLPLVQHALPSLFEHVRTGALTLETLVEKTSHAVADCFNIQGRGYIREGYWADLVLIDPNSPHAITRSEVLSKCGWSPFEGRTFSARVLATLVNGDVIWQNGALNPQATAGMRLEFGATR from the coding sequence ATGAAAACACTGCTGATCTCCAACGCGCGCGTGGTCAATGAGGGGCGGCAGTATGACGCCGACCTACTGATCCGCAACGGACGCATCGATACGATCGGTGCCGATCTTCAATCGCGACCGGCGGACCAGGCCATTGATGCGCGCGGCCACCTGCTGCTGCCGGGCATGATCGACGACCAGGTGCATTTTCGCGAGCCGGGTTTGACCCACAAGGCGGAGATCGCGACCGAGTCCCGCGCGGCGGTGGCCGGGGGCATCACCAGCTTTCTCGAGATGCCTAACACCCAGCCGCCGACGCTGAGCCTAGAGGCGCTGGAGGCCAAGTACCAGCGTGCCGCCCAGGTCTCGCCCGCCAATTTCGGCTTCTACCTCGGCGCGAGCAACGACAATCTGGACGCCATCCGCCGCCTGCCGGTCGGTGCCGCCTGCGGTGTAAAGGTCTTCATGGGCGCATCCACCGGCAACATGCTGGTCGATGACCCCAAGGTGCTTGCGAGTATCTTTGCTGAGGCACCGGTGCTAATCGCCACCCATTGCGAAGACACCCCGCTCATTCGCGCCAATGAGCAAGCCTATCGGGAGCAATATGGCGAGGCGGTACCGATGGAGATGCATCCGCTGATCCGCTCGGAAGAAGCCTGTTGGCGCTCGTCCTCACTCGCGGTAGAGCTGGCGCGCCAGCACAACACCCGCATGCATGTGCTGCATCTCACCACGGCGCGCGAACTCGGGTTATTCGAGCCCGGCTCGCACCGCGATAAGCGCATCACCGTCGAGGCCTGCGTGCATCACCTGTATTTTGACGCGCACGACTATGCCGAGAAAGGCAGCCTGATCAAATGCAACCCCGCCATCAAACAGCCAGAAGACCGCGCCGCGCTGCTTGCCGCAGTCACCGAGGGCCGCATCGACGTGATCGCCACCGACCACGCCCCCCATCTGCTCAGCGAAAAAGACGCGCCCTACTTCGCCGCCCCAGCCGGCCTGCCGCTGGTGCAACACGCCCTACCCAGTTTGTTTGAACATGTGCGCACCGGCGCCCTGACGCTGGAAACCCTGGTCGAGAAAACCAGCCACGCGGTGGCCGATTGTTTCAACATTCAAGGTCGCGGCTACATCCGCGAAGGCTACTGGGCCGACCTGGTGCTGATCGACCCCAACAGCCCGCACGCCATCACCCGCAGCGAGGTCTTGAGCAAATGCGGCTGGTCGCCCTTCGAGGGGCGGACATTCAGCGCGCGCGTGCTCGCAACTCTGGTCAATGGTGATGTCATCTGGCAGAACGGCGCGCTCAATCCGCAAGCGACCGCCGGCATGCGCCTGGAGTTTGGCGCTACGCGCTGA